The Blattabacterium cuenoti genome includes the window AAAGTTGTGATTTTAAATTTTTGAATAAAAGATAAAGTGTTGTAAACAACACTTTATCTTTTATTTATGGATATAATCTATATAAAATCCATTTTTTTTCTTTTTCTAAAATATAAACAAGTCTATCATGAAGTCTGTTAGGCTGTCCCTGCCAAAATTCCATTTTATATGGTTTTACAATATATCCTCCCCAATAAAAAGGACGTTTTATAGTTTTTTGATTAAAAAAATTATTCCACTTATTATATTCTTTTAGCAAAGATTCTTTAGATGAAAGAATCATACTTTGTCTGGATACCCAACTTCCAATTTGATTTCCTATAGGTCTTTTATGAAAATATTCATCTGATTTTTTTCTTTTAATTTTTGATGTTATTCCTTTAATGATAATTTGTCTTTCCATATTTTTCCAATAAAAAGAAATACATACTTTTGGTATATTTTGAATTGATCTTCCTTTCAAACTATAATAATTTGTATAAAAAATAAATCCATCTTCTGAATATTCTTTTAATAAAACAACTCTAGTTTCTGGTCCTCCATCCTCTCCTATGGTAGAAATAGACATAGCGTTAATTTCTTCTTTATTATCTTTCTTTTTATTATCATTATAAAAAGA containing:
- the pdxH gene encoding pyridoxamine 5'-phosphate oxidase, translating into MMIDLSDFRKNYEKNSLLESEVPKEPFLLFNNWFEQEKSFYNDNKKKDNKEEINAMSISTIGEDGGPETRVVLLKEYSEDGFIFYTNYYSLKGRSIQNIPKVCISFYWKNMERQIIIKGITSKIKRKKSDEYFHKRPIGNQIGSWVSRQSMILSSKESLLKEYNKWNNFFNQKTIKRPFYWGGYIVKPYKMEFWQGQPNRLHDRLVYILEKEKKWILYRLYP